The following coding sequences lie in one Plasmodium sp. gorilla clade G2 genome assembly, chromosome: 11 genomic window:
- a CDS encoding U6 snRNA-associated Sm-like protein LSm1, putative, with protein sequence MEHSSMPLWLSSFEEEIDTYIFISSRDNKLYLGILRTYDQHGNVFLTHCVEKIIIPEKNFFSDVYVGNLIIRGDNIAYFGSVDEEKYCKMFDYTLKNDNIEEHDNNIDMNKNKKEYSSNENIILEYKPINHILKFIPENNADSSIFEN encoded by the exons ATGGAGCATTCGTCTATGCCCTTATGGTTAAGTAGCTTTGAAGAAGAAATTGACacttacatttttatttcatcacgtgataataaattatatttag gTATATTAAGAACTTATGATCAACATGGGAATGTTTTCTTAACTCACTGTgttgaaaaaataatcattcctgaaaaaaattttttttcagaCGTATATGTTG gaaatttaattattaggGGAGATAATATTGCCTATTTTGGATCTGtagatgaagaaaaatattgtaAAATGTTTGACTatactttaaaaaatgataatattgaagaacatgataataatattgatatgaataaaaataaaaaagaatattctagcaatgaaaatattattctaGAATATAAACCAAttaatcatatattaaaattcatACCAGAAAATAATGCTGATTCGTCTATATTCGAAAATTAA
- a CDS encoding pyruvate dehydrogenase E1 component subunit alpha: MLLVICLVFFWFIPYYCFNYILCVGNKNDMFFVKNKNIIYPYNDINRIRRNKGGNLNRKMVAKNNNIDHSNKYYNNLYLSCSNKKRGKGVIKRLCAIKQDNVVIKNINEDEKEREIKKNDRDKIKSTNNNEHKKEDTNFVFSYDKKLNNYSEFNIYMENNNIEEYISDVNISTEEICNLYEDMYLGRLFENLVAKLYYNKRVNGFVHLYNGQEAVSTGIIKNLRNSDFITSTYRDHVHALSKGVHANKILNELYGNYYGSTNKGKGGSMHIYSKENNFIGGFGFIGEQIPIAVGLAYSILYKNEFQYNPKNLSFTSNTNKYTNNHIQENINLIHMNNSQNIDVVVCFLGDGTTNIGQFFESLNLASSYNLPIIFVIENNNWAIGMESSRSSSDDLMNNYSKGKAFNIDTFKVDGNDVLSIYKLAKKKIQQIRNRTSGPVIIEAITYRAKGHSLADPDELRIKEEKTSWKKRDPILFLSNYMKKYNLVEESYFEQVKKKTQTLLQQAELDAEQNSKKGENLDICNIIQQNIFAPSNFTPYQSEYQNYKQFDDISNDELKEYYQELLKEIERKKENKKIDPNDKFDQKKLPLIID; the protein is encoded by the coding sequence ATGCTGTTAGTAATATGCttagtttttttttggttCATCCCTTATTATTGTTTTAACTACATTTTATGTGTAGGTAATAAAAATGACAtgttttttgtaaaaaataaaaatataatatatccttataatgatataaatagaataagaagaaataaagGAGGGAACTTGAACAGAAAGATGGTTgctaagaataataatattgatcaTAGTAATaagtattataataatttatatttatcatgtagtaataaaaaaagaggaaAAGGTGTAATAAAAAGATTATGTGCGATTAAACAGGACAATGtagttataaaaaatataaatgaagatgaaaaagaaagagaaataaaaaaaaatgatagagataaaataaaatcaacaaataataatgaacataaaaaagaagatacaaattttgttttttcatatgataagaaattaaataattattctgaatttaatatatatatggaaaataataatatagaagaatatatatcGGATGTAAATATTAGTACAGAAGAAATATGTAACTTATATGAAGATATGTATTTAGGAAGACTTTTTGAGAACTTAGTAgctaaattatattataataaaagagtTAATGgttttgttcatttatataatggtCAAGAAGCTGTAAGTACaggtattattaaaaatttaagaAATTCAGATTTTATTACAAGTACTTATAGAGATCATGTTCATGCACTAAGTAAAGGTGTGCAtgcaaataaaatattaaatgaactATATGGAAATTATTATGGTAGTACAAATAAAGGGAAAGGGGGTTCTATGCATATTTattcaaaagaaaataatttcataGGAGGATTTGGATTTATTGGTGAACAAATACCTATTGCTGTAGGTTTAGCATATAGtatcttatataaaaatgaatttcaATATAATCCAAAAAATTTGTCATTCACAtctaatacaaataaatatacaaataatcaTATACAAGAGAATATAAACTTGatacatatgaataattcTCAAAACATAGATGTTGTAGTATGCTTCTTAGGTGATGGTACCACTAATATTGGACAATTCTTTGAATCTTTAAATCTTGCTTCTTCTTACAACTTACCAATCATTTTtgttatagaaaataataattggGCTATAGGTATGGAGAGTTCTAGAAGCTCATCTGATGATCTTATGAATAACTATTCAAAAGGAAAAGCTTTTAATATAGATACTTTTAAAGTAGATGGAAATGATGTTCttagtatatataaactagccaaaaaaaaaatccaaCAAATTAGAAATAGAACATCAGGACCAGTAATTATAGAAGCTATTACATATCGAGCTAAAGGACATTCTTTAGCAGATCCAGATGAACTTCGtattaaagaagaaaaaacgTCATGGAAAAAAAGAGATcctattttattcttatccaattatatgaagaaatataatttagTTGAAGAATCATATTTTGAacaagttaaaaaaaaaacacaaacATTATTACAACAAGCAGAACTAGATGCTGAACAAAATTCAAAGAAAGGAGAAAATTTAGACATATGCAATATTAttcaacaaaatatatttgccCCATCAAATTTTACTCCTTATCAAAGTGAGtatcaaaattataaacaATTTGACGATATTTCTAATGAcgaattaaaagaatattatcaAGAACTACTCAAAGAaattgaaagaaaaaaagaaaacaaaaagatTGATCCTAACGACAAGTTTGATCAAAAAAAGTTACCCTTAATAATagattaa